A region of the Deinococcus psychrotolerans genome:
CTGCTGCTCGGCACGGCTTTGGCACTCCTGGCCGTGACCTACCGTGGCTGGGTGGACGGCGTGATCATGCGCCTGATGGACATCTTGTTCGCCTTTCCCTTTTTGCTGCTGGTGCTGGGCATTATGGCGGCTTTCGGGGCGACCCTGACGAACGCCATGATTGCGATCGGCATCGTGTATACCCCGTCTTTTGCGCGTGTGGCCCGCGCCTCCGCACTCGGCGTAATGGAGCAGGACTATATCGAGGCTGCTCACGGGCTGGGCATCAGTCAGCTGCGACTGATTGTCCGGCACGTGCTGCCCAATATCTTGGGGCCGCTGATTATTCAGACCAGCCTCTCGCTGGCCTTTGCGATTCTGGCCGAGGCGGCCCTGTCGTTTCTGGGTCTGGGGGCGCAGCCGCCCACCGCCTCCTGGGGCCTGATGCTCAACGAAGGCCGCGACTTCTTTTATCAGGCCCCCTGGCTGGCGGTGTTTCCGGGCGTCGCCGTGACGCTCGCCGTACTGGCCTTCAACCTCCTCGGCGACGGCCTGCGCGACGCCTTCGATCCGCGTTCCCGGTAATGAGCAGTCCGAGAAAGAAAGGCGCTCTTGACCGCGACAAATTGACATACCGTGAGATCATGGGCCTGTTCTTCAGTTTCTAAGATAGGACGCTGACGCTCGGGCAGCGGAGTGGCGGCAGTGGCCTCAAACAGCCGGGCCGCCACCAGTACCAAAACCAGCGGTAGTGAAATCAGCTCAGCGCATCAGACTGATAACAACGTTCTGATGCGCTGAGTCTTGTGACCTGCACCAGCATCATCAGTGGAATCAATACCCTTTCCTATCCTCTACCCTTGTGTTTTGAGTACGCAGGGGTAGAGACTTGTCCGGTGTACCGACCACCACTTTCCGCCTTGAAATTTCGGCCCAGCACTCCGCAGCAGTCTTGCCGTAAGCACTTGGCCGTGGGCAGAGCCGTCACAGGTTCACCACAAAAAGACGGACAAAACAATACACACCCTCAAATTTGATCTTCTTGGGGACGGCAGGCGTGAGCGACTCAGAAGCCAGTCCCCAATTTCCGCGTAAGTCCTAAGATTTTGAGCGCCCTGAACAGGCTTTTTCAGGAGATCACTGATGGCTGATCCTACAACTCAACCCCTCACCCAGCCGCCCATATCAGCAGCGGTGCACACCTACATCTTGGGAAGCGCCGGCGCGGCAGCCATCCTCTGGCAGGCCGCGCTGATCAGCCCACCTCCCGAACACGGTTTTCTCTGGTTCGATGTCACTGACCCGGCTCCGCAGGATCTGGAACGCCTCCAGCACCAGTACCATCTGCACCCACTGGCGATAGAGGACGCTCTTCACGCGCAT
Encoded here:
- a CDS encoding ABC transporter permease, whose translation is MTPKISIAPTRSHLPWKRLFRNRALLIGGVLITVMVILALFAPWLAPYGPAEQHTDHALASPSAQFLLGTDMFGRDQLSRIIYGTRLSFLVSAVSVSIALLLGTALALLAVTYRGWVDGVIMRLMDILFAFPFLLLVLGIMAAFGATLTNAMIAIGIVYTPSFARVARASALGVMEQDYIEAAHGLGISQLRLIVRHVLPNILGPLIIQTSLSLAFAILAEAALSFLGLGAQPPTASWGLMLNEGRDFFYQAPWLAVFPGVAVTLAVLAFNLLGDGLRDAFDPRSR